CGCCGCGGATCTGTGCGAAGAGGACGATCGGCGCGATCGAGAGCGATGAACCGGTCAGCGCGATGGCAGTCGCAACCGCTCCGAAGGCATTGGCGAAAAGGAGAGCGAGCGTGCCGAGAAGAGAAGGCCAGAGCACCGGTAGGGCCACCAGCCGCCAGTACTGAAAGCCGTTGGCGCCAAGGCTTTCGGCCGCCTCCCGCCATTCGCGGCGCAGCCCCTCCAGCGCTGGCGTGATGATCAGCACCATCAGCGGAATCTGGAAATAGAGATAAGTGAGCGCCAGGCCGAGGAAGGAGACGATGTTGAAACCGGCGCCGTAGAGATTGATGCCGAACCAGTGGCGCAGCAGCATCGTCACGAAGCCGAGGCGACCGAGCGTCGCGATGAAGGCGAAGGCGAGCGGCACGCCGGCAAAGTTCGAGGCGACGCCGGAGAAGGTGAGGATGGCATTGCGCAGCGGTCGCGGGAGGCCGCCCAGCGTGATGGCAGCGGCGATGAGAAAGCCGAACAGGCACCCGAGCGCTGCCGTCAGCAGGCTGAGTTCGATCGAAATCCAGAAGGCAGAGCGTATCGAAGGCGCAAGAAGCTTGCCGAGGTTTTCGAGCGTCACCTGTCCCTGCGCGTTGCGGAACGCACCGAGCACGATGTTGAGCGTTGGCAGGATGAGGAACAGCGTGGCGAAGAGGAAGAAGGGGGCGACCCCGAACCAGCTGAGGACCTGCCGTGGCCTGAAGGCAGCCGGCAGGGATGCGACGCTTGTCGTCATCGGATTTGTCCCTGGAATAGTAGCGCCAAAGGCCGGTGAGAGGCTTCGTGACAGGTGAAGCCTCTCTGCCCGAGCGGCGGATTACTTCACGTTGGCGCCGACAACCTTGTCCCAGCCCTCGACCACCGCGGTCTTGTTGGCCGAAAGTTCGTCGACCGTCGGGAAGATCGCCTTTTCATAGGCTTCGGCCGGCGGCAGCTTGTCGAGCAGGTCCTGCGGGAACTTGCCGGCCTTCAGCATGGCATTGAAGCGCGCCGGGTGGCAGTAACCCTTCAGCCAGCCGGTCTGGCCTTCATCGGAATAGAGGTATTCCATCCACAGCTTGGCAGCATTCGGGTGCGGTGCGTAGGCGGAGATCGCCTGAACATAAACGCCGGCAACGACGCCGCTCACCGGCACGACGACGTCCATCGGCGGATTGCCCTTCAGGGCATCGCGCCAGGCCAGGAGATTGTAGTCCCAGGCAGCGACGATCGGCGTCTGCCCCTGTGCGATCGTGCCGGCCTTGCCGAGCACAGGCACGAAGTTACCGGACTTGTTCAATTCCGCAAAGAGCTCCAGCCCCTTGCCGCCGGACTCCGTTCCGGGCTTGGCGCCGCGCGAGATGCCGGCCGACATCAGCGCCAGGATCGCCTGGGCGGAAGACCGCGGATCGCCGGTGAGCGCGACGGCGCCTGAGTATTCCGATTTCGACAGATCCGACCAATCGGTGGGCGCAGTATCGAGCAGGTCCTTGTTCACACCGAAGGCCATGACGCCATAGTAGTCGCCGTACCAATAGCCCTTCTCATCCTTGATGTTGCCCGGGATTTCATCCCAGGTCGCCACCTTGTACGGCTGGAGAAGTCCTTCCTGCGCGGCGGCCGGGGCGAAGGCAAGGCCGAGGTCGACGACATCAGGCGCCTGCGAGCCGGTATTGCCCTTGTTCGCCCGGATCGCTTCCAGTTCGTCGGCAGTACCCGCATCAGGGTTCAGCTCGTTGACCTCGATGCCCGGATATTTTGCCTTGAAGCCAGCGATGACCTCGCCGTAATTGCACCAGTCATGGGGGAGCGCGATGACCGTAAGCGCACCTTCCTTCGTGGCAGCCGCCACCAGCTCTTGCGAAGGCTCGGCGCGGGCAATACCCGGCAGCGCGGCAGCCAGTGCAAGGGTGGAGACGAAGGCGCGGCTCGTTGCGCGCGATAGAAGCTTCTTCATGATTTCCTCCTGTTGACCGTCTGCGACGGATCGTGGGCGATGACTGCTTTTCTGTCCTTGCATCCGGTCGTCGGCACCGCCTCAGTTCCGGTTCCCCCGCACCTTGTCTGCGTCCTGCGGAAGGGCTGCATCGGTGCGTTTTCGTGTAGGTACAGGATGTAACAATTGGACGACGAAGAAACGTCCATTATGATGCATTCGATCGTACCAATTTTGGAGACACACCGGTGAGCAAGCAGTTGGAAGGCCCGATCCTGCCGTTCCTGCGCATTGATGCGACGATCGCGCTGCCGAAATTCCGCCAGGTGCAGGACCAATTGCGCATGGCCATCCTCAAGGGGCATCTGCGTGCCGGAACCCGGCTGCCCGCCAGCCGCATCCTGGCCGACGAGCTCGGCCTGTCGCGCCAGACTTTGGTGCGGGTGCTCGAGAACCTGAAGGCGGAGGGCTATCTGGAGGCACGGCAAGGGGCCGGGACATTCGTGTCCGCCGCCTTGCCGCGGCAATCGACCAAGCTGTCGATGCCCGCTCGTGGTGACGTTACCGACAGCGCACCGCCACGGCTATCGCGCATTGGCGAGCAATCGCGCCGGATGTCGGCCGACATCGGCCAGATGGAGGACAGGCCCTTCCTGCCCAACCGGCCGGCGCTCGATCGCTTTCCCTTTGCCATCTGGAGGAAATGCTGGAACGCCGTAGCGCGCAGCGGCAAGGCGGTGGCCATGGGCTATGGCGACGTTGCGGGCGAACTGGTTCTGCGGCAGCGGATCGCCGAGTATCTGGCCCTGCACCGGAGAGACCCGTGCGATCCCGAGCAGATCGTCATTACACCCGGGGGCCACGCGGCCTTCTCGCTCGCCGCGCTGGCGCTTGCCGATGCCGGTGACGGGATATGGTTCGAGGATCCGGGGCCCATCACCACCAGCAACCTCTTCCGAACGCTTGGTCTGCGCCTGTGTCCGACGCATGTCGATGCCGAGGGCCTCGATGTCGAAGGCGCGATCGCCCGCTATCCGGATGCCCGGCTCGCCTTCGTCATGCCGTCGCGCCACCACCCGCTCGGTGTCACCCTGACGCTGCCGCGCAGGCTTGCCCTGCTCGAGTGGGCGCGGGCCAACGATGCCTGGATCATCGAGGACGATTATGACAGCGAATTCCGCTATGACGGCGCTCCGCTGCCGTCCATGCGCTCCATCGACAGCAATGGACGCGTCATTTACGCCGGCAGTTTCAGCAAGGCGCTCTATCCAGGCCTGCGTGTCGGCTATCTCGTCCTGCCGCCGCCACTGATCGGTACGTTCCGCAACCTCTCAGCGCTGATCCATCGCAGCGTGCCTGTCGAAACCCAGCTCGCGCTCGCCGAGTTCATCGGCGGTGGTCATTTTGCAAGCCATCTGCGCCGCATGCGTAGCCTTTACGCCGAGCGCCGCGAAACCTTTACGCAAGTGGCGCAGGAGACGCTTGCCGGACTTGCACGCATCGACAGCTCCGAAAGCGGCCTCAACGCGCTCGCCTGGCTTAAGGGCGGTCGGCAAGACCAGGCCCCGCACCGCGCCGTGCTCGATGCGGGGCTGCAATGTTATCCCCTGTCCGACTATACGATCGCGACACCTTTGCCGGGTGCGCTCATTCTCGGCTACGCCGGCGTTCCGGCAGATCGGATGAGGCCTCTTCTTCTCCGGTTGGCGGATGCGATTGCCCGAACGGAGGGTAACATCGGGAGATGAGGCGGCCGAGGAGCCTTTCGACCGCCAAGGCCAATCGGTTCGGCTCCTCGTCGTTACCGCGCTCCCGCCGGACTACCACGTAACCGATACCCCGCAACATGCCGCAGCGCCCTCTCCCCGTTCACTGCCGGAGCGCGCGCAGCGGCTTGCTGCTGCGCTGTGTGACGCCGACGCCAGGGGCAACGCCGACTTCGGCGTTGGAGGCGGCGAGCAGCGGTTTGCCGCGCACCATGTCGGAGGCCCGCTCGGCCAGCATGATCGTCGGCGCGTTGAGGTTGGCGTTCGGCTCTGATGGAAAGACGGAACTGTCGATGACCCGCAGCCCATCGATGCCACGAACCCTAAGTTCGCTATCGACGACCGCCATTCCATCCTCACCCATCCGGCAGGAGCCGCAGGGGTGATAGGTGCTCTCCATGGTCTCTCGAACCCAGGCGTCGATCTCGTCATTCGTCCGCACATTCGCTCCCGGGGCGATTTCATCGCCACGGAAACGGTCGAAGGCCGGTTGGGCGATGATCTCGCGCGTCAGCCTCAAGCAGCGACGGAAACCTTCGCGATCCTCCTCACGGTCGAGATAGTTGAAGAGGATGTCGGGCTGTTCGTGGGCCTCGGGAGAACGCAGCCGGACGTAGCCGCGGCTTTTCGGCTTGTTCGGTCCGGTCAGGACCATGAAGCCGTGGCCATCGAGCGGCTTCTTGCCATCGTAACGCATCGCTGCAGGCAGGAAATGGAACTGGATGTCCGGCCATTGAAGCGAAGCGTCGGAGCGGATGAAGCCACCGCTTTCGAAGTGGTTGGAGACCGAAAGCCCCTTCTTGAACAGCAGCCATTCGGCACCGATCAGCGCGCGGCTCAAAACGCCCATCTTGCCGTTGAGCGTGATCGGCTCCTTGCACGCATATTGAATATAGACCTCCGAATGGTCCTGCAGGTTTTCGCCGACACCGGGCAGATCGTGCAGGACGGGTACGCCCGCCTGTTGCAGCACTGCGGCCGGGCCGATGCCCGAGCGCTGCAGCAGGTGCGGCGATCCGATCGGGCCCGAGGCGATGAGCACTTCACGGCTGGCGCGGGCAATATGGCGCTCGCCGCCAAGCTCGTACTCGACGCCGACGGCGCGCTTGTCTTCTACCAGCACCCGGCGCGTCATCGCATGGGTGACGACATTGAGGTTCGGTCGGCCCATCGCCGGCTTCAGATAGGCGTTGGCAGTCGACCAGCGCACTCCGTCCTTCACGGTCATGTGCATCGGCCCGAAGCCTTCCTGCATGTAGCCGTTCGGATCGTTTGTCGTGACATAGCCGGCCTCGCGCCCTGCATCGACAAAGGCCCGGTAGAGCGGGTTCTTCATCTTGTTACCGGCATTGGTCGAAAGCGGCCCCGAGGCCCCGCGATAGCTGTCGCCCCCATCCTGCCAGGTCTCGGCCCTCTGGAAGTAGGGCAGGCAATTGGCGTAGCGCCAGCCGCGCGCGCCCAGTTCCTCCCACTCGTCGAAATCCCGCGCGTGGCCACGCATGTAGACGAGCCCATTGATCGAGGACGAGCCTCCGATGACCTTTCCACGGGGGCAATGCACCCTGCGCCCGTCGAGACCGGGCTCCGGCAGGGTCATGTATTTCCAATTGTACTTCGTTCCGTTCATCGGGATCGAAAGCGCCGTCGGCATCTGGATGAAGATCGACTTGTCGCTGCCGCCGAATTCGAGCACGAGCACCCGGGTGGACGGATCCTCCGACAGGCGGTTGGCGAGCACGCAGCCGGCCGACCCTGCCCCGATGATGATGTAGTCGTATGTTTCGGTCATCGTCGTCTTCTCCGGTGGTTATGGATACTGACCCCAGCCGCGGCCGCGGGCGAAAAGCCGTGTCAGCACGTAGTGGACCGTGCCTGCGGCAAGGCAGGACGGCACGGAGGCGGTCAGGTATTTGAAGGCTGGAAGGCTCGCGAGCGTCTGCGGATTGAAGACGGCGACATAGACGATGAAGCCGACGGCCAGAGCAAAGAGCCCGATGGGATTGAAGCCACCCCAGAAGCGGTAGGGACCATTTTCCTGTGGCCCGTGCAGGCCGCGCATGTCGAGCTTCTGGCGCCGCAGGAAGAAGTAGTCGGCGATACCTATGCCGGCGAGCGCGGAGTTCAGCGCCGAGGTCCAGACGAGGAAGATGAAGAAGCCGTCATACATCTGCGGATAGAAGACCACGAGCCCGAACGGGATGAGGCAGAAGAGGAAGAGGATCGTGCCCCAGGAAATGGCGCGTACCGATGCCGTACCGACCTGCCGCAGGCCGACGATCGAGGTGTAGAGGATGTTCGCCATCGAGGTCATGTTGGCGAAGGCCACGAAGAGCAGTGCGACGATGCCGATCATCGGTCCG
The nucleotide sequence above comes from Ensifer adhaerens. Encoded proteins:
- a CDS encoding ABC transporter permease: MTTSVASLPAAFRPRQVLSWFGVAPFFLFATLFLILPTLNIVLGAFRNAQGQVTLENLGKLLAPSIRSAFWISIELSLLTAALGCLFGFLIAAAITLGGLPRPLRNAILTFSGVASNFAGVPLAFAFIATLGRLGFVTMLLRHWFGINLYGAGFNIVSFLGLALTYLYFQIPLMVLIITPALEGLRREWREAAESLGANGFQYWRLVALPVLWPSLLGTLALLFANAFGAVATAIALTGSSLSIAPIVLFAQIRGDVLNDPHLGYAIAFAMILLTAVANAIYIVLRMRAERWVK
- a CDS encoding ABC transporter substrate-binding protein, whose product is MKKLLSRATSRAFVSTLALAAALPGIARAEPSQELVAAATKEGALTVIALPHDWCNYGEVIAGFKAKYPGIEVNELNPDAGTADELEAIRANKGNTGSQAPDVVDLGLAFAPAAAQEGLLQPYKVATWDEIPGNIKDEKGYWYGDYYGVMAFGVNKDLLDTAPTDWSDLSKSEYSGAVALTGDPRSSAQAILALMSAGISRGAKPGTESGGKGLELFAELNKSGNFVPVLGKAGTIAQGQTPIVAAWDYNLLAWRDALKGNPPMDVVVPVSGVVAGVYVQAISAYAPHPNAAKLWMEYLYSDEGQTGWLKGYCHPARFNAMLKAGKFPQDLLDKLPPAEAYEKAIFPTVDELSANKTAVVEGWDKVVGANVK
- a CDS encoding PLP-dependent aminotransferase family protein — its product is MSKQLEGPILPFLRIDATIALPKFRQVQDQLRMAILKGHLRAGTRLPASRILADELGLSRQTLVRVLENLKAEGYLEARQGAGTFVSAALPRQSTKLSMPARGDVTDSAPPRLSRIGEQSRRMSADIGQMEDRPFLPNRPALDRFPFAIWRKCWNAVARSGKAVAMGYGDVAGELVLRQRIAEYLALHRRDPCDPEQIVITPGGHAAFSLAALALADAGDGIWFEDPGPITTSNLFRTLGLRLCPTHVDAEGLDVEGAIARYPDARLAFVMPSRHHPLGVTLTLPRRLALLEWARANDAWIIEDDYDSEFRYDGAPLPSMRSIDSNGRVIYAGSFSKALYPGLRVGYLVLPPPLIGTFRNLSALIHRSVPVETQLALAEFIGGGHFASHLRRMRSLYAERRETFTQVAQETLAGLARIDSSESGLNALAWLKGGRQDQAPHRAVLDAGLQCYPLSDYTIATPLPGALILGYAGVPADRMRPLLLRLADAIARTEGNIGR
- the betA gene encoding choline dehydrogenase, yielding MTETYDYIIIGAGSAGCVLANRLSEDPSTRVLVLEFGGSDKSIFIQMPTALSIPMNGTKYNWKYMTLPEPGLDGRRVHCPRGKVIGGSSSINGLVYMRGHARDFDEWEELGARGWRYANCLPYFQRAETWQDGGDSYRGASGPLSTNAGNKMKNPLYRAFVDAGREAGYVTTNDPNGYMQEGFGPMHMTVKDGVRWSTANAYLKPAMGRPNLNVVTHAMTRRVLVEDKRAVGVEYELGGERHIARASREVLIASGPIGSPHLLQRSGIGPAAVLQQAGVPVLHDLPGVGENLQDHSEVYIQYACKEPITLNGKMGVLSRALIGAEWLLFKKGLSVSNHFESGGFIRSDASLQWPDIQFHFLPAAMRYDGKKPLDGHGFMVLTGPNKPKSRGYVRLRSPEAHEQPDILFNYLDREEDREGFRRCLRLTREIIAQPAFDRFRGDEIAPGANVRTNDEIDAWVRETMESTYHPCGSCRMGEDGMAVVDSELRVRGIDGLRVIDSSVFPSEPNANLNAPTIMLAERASDMVRGKPLLAASNAEVGVAPGVGVTQRSSKPLRALRQ